A genomic stretch from Nitratidesulfovibrio sp. SRB-5 includes:
- a CDS encoding FAD-dependent oxidoreductase, with product MSKHVVVIGAVALGPKAACRFKRLEPDAKVTMIDQSPRISYGGCGIPYFVSGEVNNIDALQATPYNVVRDPEFFRINKDVDVLTETRAVSIDRAARTVLVEHLRTGEQQTLSYDKLVLALGSRANRPPVEGLDLAGVTAATNLEEAEFIRNSVAAGTVSHAVIVGGGFIGLEMAVALADMWGIGVTVVELTDRLMPGFLSSTLTRMVRHDLEKNGVTVLTGEKVVRLEGEDGAVARVVTDKRTIDAELVIMAAGVSPNTAIAKAAGLDTDPRGALIVNDRMQTSDPDIYSGGDCVTIPNLITGKPGFFPLGSMANRQGRVVGTNLAGGNATFPGAVGSWVVKLFEISACGAGLTIETALREGFDAINVHVEQFDRAHFYPEKTIMSLELVVEKSTRRVLGIQGVSTLGDALTARINAVATLLADKPTIEDISNAEIVYSPPFASAMDILNVAGNVAENILEGRCAVIDPEEFERLWNERASNDTVCFIDTRLIGNSQPLAEKYPGQWNAIPEEEIHDRIAEIPTDRTVVLVCNTGLRAYESQLMLTKLGVTNTVNVQGGMVAMHKIGADI from the coding sequence ATGTCCAAGCACGTCGTCGTCATCGGGGCCGTTGCCCTTGGCCCCAAGGCCGCCTGCCGGTTCAAGCGCCTCGAACCCGACGCCAAGGTCACCATGATCGACCAGTCGCCGCGCATTTCCTACGGCGGTTGCGGCATTCCCTATTTCGTCTCGGGCGAGGTCAACAACATCGACGCGCTGCAAGCCACCCCCTACAACGTGGTGCGCGACCCCGAATTCTTCCGCATCAACAAGGACGTGGACGTGCTGACCGAAACCCGCGCCGTGTCCATCGACCGCGCGGCCAGGACCGTGCTGGTGGAACACCTGCGCACGGGCGAGCAGCAGACCCTTTCCTATGACAAGCTGGTGCTGGCGCTGGGCAGCCGGGCCAACCGCCCCCCCGTGGAAGGGCTGGACCTTGCAGGCGTGACCGCCGCCACCAACCTGGAAGAGGCGGAATTCATCCGCAATTCCGTGGCTGCGGGCACGGTGAGCCACGCGGTGATCGTGGGCGGCGGGTTCATCGGTCTGGAAATGGCCGTGGCCCTTGCCGACATGTGGGGCATCGGCGTGACCGTGGTGGAACTGACCGACCGGCTCATGCCCGGCTTCCTGTCCTCCACCCTCACCCGCATGGTGCGCCACGACCTGGAAAAGAACGGCGTCACCGTGCTGACCGGCGAGAAGGTGGTGCGGCTGGAAGGCGAGGACGGCGCCGTGGCCCGCGTGGTGACCGACAAGCGCACCATCGACGCGGAACTGGTCATCATGGCCGCCGGGGTGTCGCCCAACACGGCCATCGCCAAGGCCGCCGGGCTGGATACCGACCCGCGCGGCGCGCTCATCGTCAACGACCGCATGCAGACCAGCGACCCGGACATCTATTCCGGCGGCGACTGCGTGACCATCCCCAACCTGATCACCGGCAAGCCCGGTTTCTTCCCGCTGGGGTCCATGGCCAACCGCCAGGGCCGCGTGGTGGGCACCAATCTTGCCGGGGGCAACGCCACCTTCCCCGGCGCGGTGGGCAGCTGGGTGGTCAAGCTGTTCGAAATCTCGGCCTGCGGCGCGGGCCTGACCATCGAAACCGCCCTGCGCGAAGGCTTTGACGCCATCAACGTGCACGTGGAACAGTTCGACCGAGCGCACTTCTACCCGGAAAAGACCATCATGTCCCTGGAACTGGTGGTGGAAAAGTCCACCCGCCGGGTGCTGGGCATTCAGGGCGTATCCACCCTGGGCGACGCGCTGACCGCGCGCATCAACGCCGTGGCCACCCTGCTGGCCGACAAGCCCACCATAGAGGACATCAGCAACGCCGAAATCGTGTACTCGCCGCCGTTCGCCTCGGCTATGGACATCCTGAACGTGGCGGGCAACGTGGCAGAGAACATCCTGGAAGGCCGCTGCGCCGTCATCGACCCGGAAGAGTTCGAGCGGCTGTGGAACGAGCGCGCCAGCAACGACACCGTGTGTTTCATCGACACCCGGCTCATCGGCAACTCGCAGCCGCTGGCCGAAAAGTACCCCGGCCAGTGGAACGCCATCCCCGAAGAGGAAATCCACGACCGCATCGCGGAAATTCCCACGGACCGCACCGTGGTGCTGGTGTGCAACACCGGCCTGCGCGCCTACGAGTCGCAGCTGATGCTCACCAAGCTGGGCGTCACCAACACCGTCAACGTGCAGGGCGGCATGGTGGCCATGCACAAGATCGGGGCGGATATCTAG
- a CDS encoding IMP cyclohydrolase, with the protein MEFLPIKRALMSATDKSGLADFAAFLAGNGVELVSTGGTRRMLEGAGLKVTPVSRVTGFPEILGGRVKTLHPHIHGGVLADKDNPEHVATLRELGIAPFDLICVNLYDFATAAAKGLDLKQAVEEIDIGGPCMLRAAAKNYHSILVLPSPAYYGQAMEEMRTNSMRVGLEFRREMSVLTFAATAAYDRMIADYLAAAAR; encoded by the coding sequence ATGGAGTTCCTGCCCATCAAACGGGCGCTCATGAGCGCCACGGACAAGAGCGGCCTGGCCGACTTCGCGGCCTTTCTGGCGGGCAACGGCGTGGAACTCGTCTCCACCGGCGGCACGCGCCGCATGCTCGAAGGCGCGGGGCTGAAGGTCACCCCCGTCAGCCGCGTGACCGGCTTTCCCGAAATTCTCGGGGGCCGGGTGAAGACGCTGCACCCGCACATCCACGGCGGCGTGCTGGCCGACAAGGACAACCCGGAACACGTGGCCACGCTGCGTGAACTGGGCATTGCCCCGTTCGACCTGATCTGTGTGAACCTGTACGATTTCGCCACTGCCGCGGCCAAGGGGCTGGACCTCAAGCAGGCCGTGGAGGAAATCGACATCGGCGGCCCGTGCATGCTGCGCGCCGCAGCCAAGAACTACCACTCCATCCTCGTGCTGCCTTCGCCCGCGTACTACGGGCAGGCCATGGAGGAAATGCGCACCAATTCCATGCGCGTGGGGCTGGAATTCCGGCGCGAGATGTCGGTGCTCACCTTTGCCGCCACGGCGGCCTACGACCGGATGATCGCCGACTACCTGGCCGCAGCGGCCCGCTAG
- the plsY gene encoding glycerol-3-phosphate 1-O-acyltransferase PlsY: MMGKLLWIAIAYVMGSIPFGLVFARTFCGVDPRTGGSRNVGATNVARLCGTKWGVATLLCDALKGALPVAIAMSFSDSTFFHSLTALAALLGHLYSCFLGFRGGKAVATTVGVFIPLAFGQLVLAGIACLLVIWRSGFVSLGSLTLVTALPVFLLVYGKWKLLPLALVVMALVYWSHRENIGRLARGEEKPWQKKHHDAADTGCAAGNASTDQADLADRADGQAPCGCGCAAHGEPGATPEK; encoded by the coding sequence ATGATGGGTAAGCTGCTTTGGATCGCCATCGCCTACGTCATGGGCTCCATCCCCTTCGGGCTGGTGTTCGCCCGCACCTTCTGCGGGGTGGACCCGCGCACCGGCGGCAGCCGCAACGTGGGCGCCACCAACGTGGCCCGGCTGTGCGGCACCAAATGGGGCGTGGCCACCCTGCTGTGCGACGCGCTGAAGGGCGCGCTGCCCGTGGCCATCGCCATGTCGTTCAGCGATTCCACGTTCTTCCACAGCCTGACGGCGCTGGCCGCCCTGCTGGGGCACCTCTATTCCTGCTTCCTGGGCTTCAGGGGGGGGAAGGCCGTGGCCACCACGGTGGGCGTGTTCATTCCGCTGGCCTTCGGGCAACTGGTGCTGGCGGGCATTGCCTGCCTGCTGGTGATCTGGCGTTCCGGCTTCGTCTCGCTGGGCTCGCTGACCCTGGTCACGGCCCTGCCCGTGTTCCTGCTGGTGTACGGCAAGTGGAAGCTGCTGCCGCTGGCGCTGGTGGTCATGGCCCTTGTGTACTGGAGCCACCGCGAGAACATCGGGCGGCTGGCGCGCGGCGAGGAAAAGCCCTGGCAGAAGAAGCACCACGACGCGGCGGACACCGGCTGCGCGGCGGGCAACGCCTCCACCGATCAGGCTGACCTTGCCGACCGGGCTGACGGGCAGGCCCCCTGCGGGTGCGGCTGCGCCGCGCACGGAGAACCCGGCGCCACGCCGGAAAAGTAG
- a CDS encoding IMP cyclohydrolase: MTSPKPASLKDMYRTLQDDPFPDSLTLTLGDTTLTYRKRTWTIDGERKGLRYGENPDQPAALYELAEGGLTLGGVAFRAAGQGLVSAIAEEHMVQAGKHPGKTNLTDVDNGVNILQYLTARPAAVILKHNNPCGAAWSNDGVADALDKAYNCDRIAAFGGAVVVNRPLCRAAGELIAANYFEVVAAPDFEPGVLELLQTRKNLRILRMPGLARLDQFADAPFLDIKSLTDGGMVIQHSFRNRIRTVADFLPAEATSKDGVTVTARAPSKQEADDLLFAWAVESGVTSNSVIFARNGATVAIGTGEQDRVGCVELAIHKAYTKYADSLAFAAHNCSLYDLKQKAAADPALADSLAAIERRTRDERGGLPGTVLVSDGFFPFRDGVDVALAQGVAAIAQPGGSMRDHEVIMAVNEASPQVAMVFTGQRSFKH, from the coding sequence ATGACTTCGCCGAAGCCCGCCAGCCTCAAGGACATGTACCGCACCCTCCAGGACGATCCGTTTCCGGATTCCCTTACCCTGACGCTGGGCGACACCACCCTGACCTACCGCAAGCGCACCTGGACCATCGACGGTGAACGCAAGGGCCTGCGCTACGGCGAAAACCCCGACCAGCCCGCCGCCCTGTACGAACTGGCCGAAGGCGGGCTGACCCTTGGCGGCGTGGCCTTTCGCGCCGCCGGACAGGGCCTTGTCTCGGCCATCGCCGAAGAACACATGGTCCAGGCGGGCAAGCACCCCGGCAAGACCAACCTGACCGACGTGGACAACGGGGTGAACATCCTTCAGTACCTCACCGCGCGCCCCGCCGCCGTCATCCTGAAGCACAACAACCCGTGCGGGGCCGCATGGTCCAATGATGGCGTGGCCGACGCGCTGGACAAGGCCTACAACTGCGACCGGATCGCCGCGTTCGGCGGGGCCGTGGTGGTCAACCGCCCGCTTTGCCGCGCCGCCGGTGAACTCATCGCCGCCAACTACTTCGAGGTGGTGGCCGCGCCCGACTTCGAGCCCGGTGTGCTGGAACTGCTGCAAACCCGCAAGAATCTGCGCATATTGCGCATGCCCGGCCTGGCCCGGCTCGATCAGTTCGCCGATGCGCCGTTCCTGGACATCAAGAGCCTGACCGACGGCGGCATGGTCATCCAGCACTCGTTCCGCAACCGCATCCGCACCGTGGCCGACTTTCTGCCCGCCGAAGCCACCAGCAAGGACGGCGTCACCGTCACCGCCCGCGCGCCTTCCAAGCAGGAAGCCGACGACCTGCTGTTCGCCTGGGCCGTGGAGTCGGGCGTCACGTCCAACTCGGTGATCTTTGCCCGCAACGGCGCCACCGTGGCCATCGGCACCGGCGAACAGGACCGCGTGGGCTGCGTGGAACTGGCCATTCACAAGGCCTATACCAAGTACGCAGACTCGCTGGCCTTCGCCGCGCACAACTGCTCGCTGTACGATCTGAAGCAGAAGGCCGCCGCCGACCCGGCCCTGGCCGACTCGCTGGCCGCCATCGAACGCCGCACCAGGGACGAACGCGGTGGCCTGCCCGGCACCGTGCTGGTCTCCGACGGGTTCTTCCCCTTCCGCGACGGCGTGGACGTGGCCCTGGCACAGGGCGTTGCCGCCATCGCCCAGCCCGGCGGCTCCATGCGCGACCACGAAGTGATCATGGCCGTGAACGAGGCCAGCCCGCAGGTCGCCATGGTGTTTACGGGGCAGAGATCTTTTAAACATTAA
- the thrC gene encoding threonine synthase: protein MPCPTSCPAPGHDFPAARTRMEYVCLGCGERRGIDELLYTCPSCGGVYLLEDLDFDTLAEQRTGPEWRALFDARAATRTTALRGIFRFYELMAPVLEEEDIVYLGEGNTPIIEAAPVLRDAVGIPFAFKNDGQNPSASFKDRGMACAFSYLKALVRKHGWDEVLTVCASTGDTSAAAALYASYVGGPVKSVVLLPHGKVTPQQLSQPLGSGATVLEIPGVFDDCMKVVEHLAENYRVALLNSKNSWRILGQESYAFEVAQWYGWDMKGQCVFVPIGNAGNVTAIMAGFLKLLRLGVIDALPRVIGVQSHHADPVWRYYSQPDPATRTYAPVTVQPSVAQAAMIGNPVSFPRVKALADRFIAEGGERAFSVVQVTEQEIMDAMIRGNRHGHIACTQGGECLAGLIKARELGLVSQGEHAVLDATAHSLKFAGFQDMYFTNSFPPEYGVTPDASLANAPALVVSPEDKARLSPEAYTLAAAEAVVARLGLAKKA, encoded by the coding sequence ATGCCTTGTCCCACATCCTGTCCCGCACCCGGTCACGACTTTCCGGCCGCGCGCACGCGGATGGAGTACGTCTGCCTCGGCTGCGGAGAGCGTCGCGGCATCGACGAACTGCTGTACACCTGCCCCAGCTGCGGCGGGGTGTACCTGCTTGAAGACCTTGATTTCGACACGCTGGCGGAACAGCGCACCGGTCCCGAATGGCGCGCCCTGTTCGACGCCCGCGCCGCCACCCGCACCACCGCCCTGCGCGGCATCTTCCGCTTCTACGAGCTGATGGCCCCGGTGCTGGAAGAAGAGGACATCGTGTACCTTGGCGAGGGCAACACCCCCATCATCGAGGCGGCCCCCGTGCTGCGCGATGCCGTGGGCATTCCCTTCGCCTTCAAGAACGACGGCCAGAACCCCAGCGCCTCGTTCAAGGACCGGGGCATGGCCTGCGCGTTCAGCTACCTGAAGGCGCTGGTGCGCAAGCACGGCTGGGACGAGGTGCTGACCGTGTGCGCCTCCACGGGCGACACATCCGCCGCCGCCGCGCTGTACGCCTCGTACGTGGGCGGGCCGGTGAAGTCGGTGGTGCTGCTGCCGCACGGCAAGGTCACCCCGCAGCAGCTTTCGCAGCCCCTCGGCAGTGGGGCCACGGTGCTGGAAATTCCCGGCGTGTTCGACGACTGCATGAAGGTGGTGGAACACCTGGCCGAAAACTACCGGGTGGCCCTGCTGAATTCCAAGAACAGCTGGCGCATCCTGGGCCAGGAATCGTACGCCTTCGAGGTGGCCCAGTGGTACGGCTGGGACATGAAGGGGCAGTGCGTGTTCGTGCCCATCGGCAACGCGGGCAACGTCACGGCCATCATGGCAGGCTTCCTGAAGCTGCTGCGCCTTGGCGTCATCGACGCCCTGCCGCGGGTCATCGGCGTGCAGTCGCACCATGCGGACCCGGTGTGGCGCTACTACAGCCAGCCGGACCCGGCCACCCGCACCTACGCCCCGGTCACCGTGCAGCCCAGCGTGGCCCAGGCGGCCATGATCGGCAACCCGGTGTCCTTCCCCCGCGTGAAGGCGCTGGCGGACAGGTTTATCGCGGAAGGGGGCGAACGCGCCTTCTCCGTGGTGCAGGTGACCGAGCAGGAGATCATGGACGCCATGATCCGGGGCAACCGCCACGGGCACATCGCCTGCACCCAGGGCGGCGAATGCCTGGCCGGGCTGATCAAGGCCCGGGAACTGGGCCTGGTGTCGCAGGGCGAGCACGCCGTGCTCGACGCAACGGCGCACAGCCTGAAGTTTGCGGGCTTTCAGGACATGTACTTCACCAACAGCTTCCCGCCCGAATACGGCGTGACCCCGGACGCCAGCCTGGCCAACGCGCCCGCGCTGGTGGTCAGCCCGGAAGACAAGGCGCGCCTGTCGCCCGAGGCCTACACCCTTGCCGCCGCCGAGGCGGTGGTGGCCAGACTGGGGCTGGCGAAGAAGGCGTAA
- a CDS encoding ribonuclease catalytic domain-containing protein, which produces MAAPSGIVRYPGPGCIVEFMQGNRPITAWVLEEQAGKLRLLLANRRETKLTTNRLLPWSGPVYSGEYGRQQIIDLLELHRQRRDDRETTLDALELWTLAQGEVDRASLEWFAELLWEAPEVDDLAALGRAMLACKTHFKFQPPDFEVYTAEKVDARLAEQEATRQREALVAAGNEFVRILWDVHSRRRTLPPETSPERPEPDIAEQLAALVMTRLADPDDHDSEAVWKQVTKGLPDDPHLALHLAKTWGLVPEHHNFWMDRAGYDPGNAWAASHADDIAALRAAVESARREPLATPFISIDSATTRDIDDAFHIEARGDGGFRLWLALACPALAWPYGSELDKAVLRRATSIYLPEATHHMLPDELGTGFFSLLAGQDRPALVLAMEVAPDGELQSCVPGGAWVNLAANLTYEACEACLAAVAPPQAAPNPDDDLLAAMLAGDPDAEDAASAPTAAPIPLPDNAAAPHADRLAVADRLARALQSHRIGRGAVIIERDDPKVTLSGEGSATVVDIAEQPTTPRSQSIVAEMMILANAGVARWAGENRVALLHRTQDVGIPREYAGVWRAPHEVARVVKALASSLLETSPRPHAGIGVPAYSPVTSPLRRYPDLINETQVLHALAAGQGRWTREELDAMLPLLNARLDAAGQVQRFRPRYWKLLHFRQKGDKTWWHAVVTEENDAFVTVSLPREQLFLRGRRATFGDKVNPGQHFRVRVGKIHPLNNEIQILDAEEE; this is translated from the coding sequence ATGGCGGCACCATCCGGCATCGTGCGCTACCCCGGCCCGGGGTGCATCGTTGAATTCATGCAGGGCAACCGCCCCATAACGGCCTGGGTGCTCGAAGAACAGGCAGGCAAGCTGCGCCTGCTGCTCGCCAACCGCCGCGAAACCAAGCTCACCACCAACCGCCTGCTGCCCTGGTCCGGCCCGGTCTACTCCGGCGAATACGGCCGCCAGCAGATCATCGACCTGCTGGAGTTGCACCGCCAGCGCCGCGACGACCGCGAAACCACGCTCGACGCGCTGGAACTCTGGACCCTGGCCCAGGGCGAGGTGGACCGCGCCTCGCTGGAATGGTTCGCGGAATTGCTCTGGGAAGCGCCCGAAGTGGACGACCTTGCCGCCCTTGGCCGCGCCATGCTGGCCTGCAAGACGCACTTCAAGTTCCAGCCGCCCGACTTCGAGGTGTACACCGCCGAAAAGGTGGACGCCCGTCTGGCCGAACAGGAAGCCACCCGCCAGCGCGAAGCCCTGGTGGCCGCAGGCAACGAATTCGTGCGCATCCTGTGGGACGTGCACTCGCGCCGCCGCACCCTGCCGCCGGAAACCTCGCCGGAACGCCCCGAACCGGACATCGCCGAACAGCTGGCCGCGCTGGTCATGACCCGTCTGGCCGACCCGGACGACCACGACTCCGAGGCGGTCTGGAAACAGGTGACCAAGGGCCTGCCCGACGACCCGCACCTGGCCCTGCACCTGGCCAAAACCTGGGGCCTGGTGCCGGAGCACCACAATTTCTGGATGGACCGCGCGGGCTACGACCCCGGCAACGCCTGGGCAGCCAGCCACGCGGACGACATCGCCGCGCTGCGCGCCGCCGTGGAATCCGCCCGGCGCGAACCGCTGGCCACGCCGTTCATCTCCATAGATTCCGCCACCACCCGCGACATCGACGACGCCTTCCACATCGAGGCGCGCGGCGACGGGGGCTTTCGCCTGTGGCTGGCCCTGGCCTGCCCGGCCCTGGCCTGGCCCTACGGCAGCGAACTGGACAAGGCCGTGCTGCGCCGCGCCACCAGCATCTACCTGCCGGAAGCCACCCACCACATGCTGCCCGACGAACTGGGCACCGGCTTCTTCAGCCTGCTGGCCGGGCAGGACCGGCCCGCGCTGGTGCTGGCCATGGAAGTGGCCCCGGACGGCGAACTGCAATCCTGCGTGCCCGGCGGGGCGTGGGTGAACCTGGCCGCCAACCTCACCTACGAGGCCTGCGAGGCCTGCCTGGCCGCCGTGGCCCCGCCGCAGGCCGCCCCGAACCCGGACGACGACCTGCTGGCGGCCATGCTGGCGGGCGACCCGGACGCGGAGGACGCCGCATCCGCCCCCACCGCCGCGCCCATCCCCCTGCCGGACAACGCGGCGGCCCCGCACGCGGACCGGCTGGCCGTGGCCGACAGGCTGGCGCGCGCCCTGCAATCCCACCGCATCGGGCGCGGGGCGGTGATCATCGAACGCGACGATCCGAAGGTGACGTTATCCGGCGAAGGCTCCGCCACCGTGGTGGACATCGCGGAGCAGCCGACCACGCCGCGCAGCCAGTCCATCGTGGCGGAGATGATGATCCTCGCCAACGCCGGGGTGGCCCGCTGGGCCGGTGAAAACCGCGTGGCCCTGCTGCACCGCACCCAGGACGTGGGCATTCCCCGCGAATACGCCGGGGTGTGGCGCGCCCCGCACGAGGTGGCGCGGGTGGTCAAGGCCCTGGCCTCGTCGCTGCTGGAAACCTCGCCCCGACCCCATGCGGGCATCGGGGTGCCCGCGTACAGCCCGGTCACCTCGCCGCTGCGCCGCTACCCCGACCTGATCAACGAAACCCAGGTGCTGCACGCGCTGGCCGCCGGGCAGGGCCGCTGGACCCGCGAGGAACTGGACGCCATGCTGCCCCTGCTGAACGCCCGGCTGGACGCGGCGGGACAGGTGCAGCGCTTTCGCCCGCGCTACTGGAAGCTGCTGCATTTTCGCCAGAAGGGCGACAAGACCTGGTGGCACGCCGTGGTCACGGAAGAAAACGACGCCTTCGTCACGGTCAGCCTGCCGCGCGAACAGCTGTTCCTGCGCGGGCGGCGCGCCACATTCGGCGACAAGGTGAACCCCGGCCAGCACTTCCGGGTGCGGGTGGGCAAGATCCATCCGCTGAACAACGAAATCCAGATACTGGACGCGGAAGAAGAGTGA
- the hflX gene encoding GTPase HflX, producing MSANDRAHHVSFRQRRSTPIAKVLGNTQGLKPSHVKALTRLYQRRFPSVGGYSHEQARELAALSRSVGRQVAVLIDRQGRVAMVLVGDTGAITIPELPRARTGTGRLRGLRLLHTHLGPDLLSQEDLMDLLFLRLDGFGVLTVNEWGEPLTFQHAHLLPQPEDGKAYRVHPAQPWDRVDTDVVAQVEALEEEMARAASDARAVAPARARGTAATAAGAVPQGRSHAEHIAHTAALAAEAEGPAAVLVSVSTAPRPLQELNLAELTELARTAGVRCAGTLIQRVPSLNPKFILGKGKLAELEVLALQGNATMIIFDGELSPAQLRNLADLTERKVLDRTQLILDIFAQHATTRAGKLQVEMAQLKYTQPRLVGKNRAMDRLMGGIGGRGPGETKLETDRRRIRDRIGRIKDELESLRRQRAYARARRAKQRVPLASLVGYTNAGKSTLLNALTNSQVLAENKLFATLDPTTRRLRFPHERELILADTVGFIRNLPKELLEAFRATLEELEAADLLIHVADAGHPELDRQLGAVDTILTDMELHEVPRLLVLNKWDTLDDETREALRAVHPDAITLSAATRQGLDELVASIAARIDWERDLRPCGKRAGKGGGEGDGNECPADDGDEGGYGAYPDETGTDEADAGYDWPEMESDRLN from the coding sequence ATGTCCGCAAATGACCGGGCGCACCACGTTTCATTCCGCCAGCGCAGGAGCACTCCCATCGCCAAGGTTCTCGGCAACACCCAGGGGCTCAAGCCCAGCCACGTCAAGGCCCTGACCCGCCTGTACCAGCGCCGCTTCCCGTCCGTGGGGGGCTATTCGCACGAGCAGGCCCGCGAACTGGCCGCCCTGTCCCGCAGCGTGGGGCGGCAGGTGGCCGTGCTCATCGACCGGCAGGGCCGCGTGGCCATGGTGCTGGTGGGCGACACCGGGGCCATCACCATTCCGGAACTGCCCCGCGCCCGCACCGGCACGGGCCGCCTGCGCGGCCTGCGCCTGCTGCACACCCACCTGGGGCCGGACCTGCTTTCGCAGGAAGACCTGATGGACCTGCTGTTCCTGCGGCTGGACGGCTTCGGCGTGCTGACCGTCAACGAATGGGGCGAGCCGCTGACCTTCCAGCACGCCCACCTGCTGCCGCAGCCAGAGGACGGCAAGGCCTACCGGGTTCACCCGGCCCAGCCGTGGGACCGCGTGGACACCGACGTTGTGGCCCAGGTGGAGGCGCTGGAAGAGGAAATGGCCCGCGCCGCCAGCGACGCGCGCGCCGTGGCCCCCGCCCGTGCGCGCGGCACTGCCGCCACCGCCGCCGGGGCCGTGCCGCAGGGTCGCAGCCATGCCGAGCACATTGCCCACACCGCCGCCCTTGCCGCCGAAGCGGAAGGCCCCGCCGCCGTGCTGGTCAGCGTGTCCACCGCCCCTCGGCCCTTGCAGGAACTGAATCTGGCCGAGCTGACCGAACTGGCCCGCACCGCCGGGGTACGCTGCGCGGGCACCCTGATCCAGCGCGTGCCCTCGCTGAACCCCAAGTTCATCCTGGGCAAGGGCAAGCTGGCGGAACTGGAGGTGCTGGCCCTTCAGGGCAACGCCACCATGATCATCTTCGACGGCGAACTTTCCCCGGCCCAGCTGCGCAACCTGGCCGACCTGACCGAGCGCAAGGTGCTGGACCGCACCCAGCTGATCCTGGACATCTTTGCCCAGCACGCCACCACCCGCGCGGGCAAGTTGCAGGTGGAAATGGCCCAGCTGAAGTACACCCAGCCCCGCCTGGTGGGAAAAAACCGCGCCATGGACCGCCTGATGGGCGGCATCGGCGGGCGCGGCCCCGGCGAAACCAAGCTGGAAACCGACCGCCGCCGCATCCGCGACCGCATCGGGCGCATCAAGGACGAACTGGAATCGCTGCGCCGCCAGCGCGCCTATGCCCGCGCCCGGCGAGCCAAGCAGCGGGTGCCGCTGGCCTCGCTGGTGGGCTACACCAACGCGGGCAAGTCCACCCTGCTCAACGCCCTGACCAACAGCCAGGTGCTGGCCGAAAACAAGCTGTTCGCCACGCTGGACCCCACCACCCGCCGCCTGCGCTTTCCGCACGAGCGCGAACTGATCCTGGCCGACACCGTGGGCTTCATCCGCAACCTGCCCAAGGAGCTGCTGGAAGCCTTCCGCGCCACGCTGGAAGAGCTGGAGGCGGCGGACCTGCTGATTCACGTGGCCGACGCGGGCCACCCCGAACTGGACCGTCAGCTGGGCGCGGTGGACACCATCCTCACCGACATGGAACTGCACGAGGTGCCGCGCCTGCTGGTGCTGAACAAGTGGGACACCCTGGACGACGAAACGCGCGAGGCCCTGCGCGCTGTGCACCCCGACGCCATCACCCTGTCCGCCGCCACGCGGCAGGGGCTGGACGAACTGGTGGCGTCCATTGCCGCGCGCATCGACTGGGAACGCGACCTGCGCCCCTGCGGCAAGCGCGCGGGCAAGGGCGGCGGCGAAGGCGACGGGAACGAGTGCCCGGCGGACGATGGGGACGAGGGTGGCTATGGGGCCTACCCGGACGAAACAGGAACAGACGAAGCGGACGCCGGGTACGATTGGCCGGAAATGGAATCGGACCGGCTGAACTGA